In the genome of Cynocephalus volans isolate mCynVol1 chromosome 10, mCynVol1.pri, whole genome shotgun sequence, the window GGCTGAGCAAAAATGATTCAAAGCAGAGAAAAGTGGGACTGGAGAGCGGTGGGAGGGATTGACAAGGGGTCCCTGAGGGCTTATTTGGGACGGGGCATGTAAACCCAGGTGTAAGAGGCTGTTCACGCACTGGCCCTCAGTCTCCCAGGCCTCCAGCATGGTTCCCACTCTTGCAGAAACGCCTCTTCCACCTCACATCCAGCTCCCTCCGGAAATTTGGGAGTTACAGGAAGTCACTCTGACCTGCTTGCTGAATTTCGCCTGCTTTGGGTACCCAATCCAATTGCGGTGGTCCCTGGGGGAGCCTGCTGTCACCTCGACCACCATTACTACCAGTAATGTCCTCACCCAGAGCCAGCTCACGTTCCAGCCACAGTGGACTGACCATGGGAAGAACCTGACCTGCCAGCTCTGGAATGACACCAAGGTGCTCTGTGTGGACACAGTGCAGCTGGATGTGAAGCGTGAGTCTCCCCATGCTCCTATGGGAAGGACAAGGCCCTTGTCACCTTCTCCCCAACCCCACAGTGGGCACCCACTGAGGCTAGAGGAGCCCACAAAAAGGAAGCGTAGTCAATCTGTGGTCACCAGCTCTGGAATGGCCCACGTAGAGTTGTGTTCCCTCTCCCACCATCCCTCTTGTCAGGCGTGATGCTTCAGAAAACAGATTTATCTTAGCCTCTGCTTTTTGGCTTAGCAGAATAAAATAGTCTATCCTCAAGCCATGACGTGCTTTTGGGATCACCCGGTTAGGCTTCTCTGTTCCCCCTTTGGGGAGAAACTTTTTCACATCATTATTTGgtgcctcattcattcatttgataaatatttcttgcaaacctactaggtgccaggcattATGACAGCTGCCAGctgaagggaggggaggaaacaCAGCCGCACGTCTTGCCCACATGAGCCAGCATTGCATCAGGGAGACAAACACTAAAGAGAGTAACAAAGACCTACAGAAGATAATGATAGGTAGTGACAAGGATGTTAATAAAACAGTAAAGCAGGGTTAGTAAGGTAGGGGGAGGGACGGGTGGAGACCACTCTGAGGAAGGTGAGCACTTAAGCTGATTTGACTGGAGGGAGGGACTGAAGAAGGCAAATTGCCAGAAGAGGATTCCAGGGAGAGGAAAGAGCAAGTACCTTGAGGTGGGAACTTGGTGTGTCCACGACAGAACAGGAAGGCCAGACAGGCTGAAGCTCACTGCCTCTGAGGGCCAGATGTTAGCAGAGGAGGTAGGTGAGCACGTGGGATGCTAGATCTCATGGGCTGCGGTGAGggctttggattttattctaagtgtggAATCCACTGAATGGTTTCAAGCGGAGAGTGACAAGTCTGCTTGACATTGCTAAGAATCCTGCTGGCTCCTGGTGGAGACCAGACGGTCAGGGAAGTGAGAAGAGGGAGTTAGGAGGCTGTGACAGTCACCTGGGTGAATGGACAAGCCCATGCTTGTTGGCAAGGGTAACTGTGTATGTTGCTACTGCTTGGTAAGAAAAAAAGTACTGCCCCTTCTCACCACATTCCCCCCTTTGACaattccctgtcccctcccccaccatatCTCCGTTCCTCCAGACTCCCCGAAGCTGAAGATCGAGGTCAATCCGAGTGAAACCACTGTAGTAGAGGGGAAGACGGTGACTATGACATGCCAGATCATCAGCAGCAACCCAGAGTACCACACGATATCTTGGCTCAAGGATGGGACCCTGCTGAAGGAGCAAGAGACGCTCACACTAACTCTGTCCACGGTGACCAAGGAGATGAGTGGGAAGTACCGCTGTCAGGCCTCCAATAATATTGGCACAGGAAAGTCAGATGACGTGGCCCTCGAAGTGCAGTGTGAGCCTCCTGGGAGCTGGGGAGGGACAGGCGGGGAGTTAGCAGGGGTGGAACCAAGGCCCTTGAGAGGGGAGTAGTAGGGGCTCTCATAGCTGCTTGCACAGGTTGGAGGGCTCTCCTCACCTCCCGCTTGCCTCTACCCTTTCTTCCAGATGCTCCGGAACCTTCCAAAGTTCAGATCCTCCATTCACCAGCTAAGGAGGGAGATAAAGTAGAGCTGACTTGTATATCACCAGCCAAACCTCCTCCATCAAATTACACCTGGTTTCACAATGGGAAAAAAGTGCTTGGAAGGACAGAAGAGAAATTCCAGATCTCAAAGGTCCTCCTCTGGCATGCTGGGACTTATCGCTGTGTGGCAGAAAATAGTCTGGGTCGGGGACAGGTTGGCCAGGAAGCTGATTTGGATGTCCAATGTGAGTAGTCACAGAACCTCTGGTTCTAGGGAGAGAAgatggaaggagagggagaggaaaggcaGACAGGGCACAGGGGATTCCTGAGTCCTGGAATGAAGAGCGAGCAGAAgccaagtgtattagtctgtttttgtgtcgCTGTAACAGaagacctgagactgggtaatttataaaaaagaagaggtttatttggctcacaattctgggatagctgcatctggcatgggcctcaggtggcttttactcatggtggaaaacagcaggctggcagcaggtgcaaggagatcacatagcaagaggaagcaagagagagagagcgaagggaggtgccaggccccttttaacaaccagctctcgcaggagcTAATACAGCGAAGAGATCTCACTCACTAACCCCCCCTCcccaggagagcattaatctattcatgagggatctgcccctcatgacccaaaccgttcccaacactgccacattggggatcagatttctaaatgagctttggggggggggagggaaggttGGGGGGACAAACACATCCAAACCACATCACCAGGGTCTCCCGATATAAGCTTCTTGAGGCAGGGGCTTTGCTGCTGTTCACGGTCATACTCCCCGCACTTACAAAGGGCCTAGCTCGCGGGAGATGCTCAGTAGGTGTTTGTCGAATGAACGAACTGCAAGATGCCGGGGCTCCATGAGGGACATGGAGAATTAGCATCGCTAGTCCGTGGCTGAGTCCCAGAAGAGGTCTTGAAATTTTCAAGGAGAACTGGGGCACAATGTCTCATTACCTCTCCATTGCTATACCctttttttaacataataaatCTTGTCACGGAGTTGAGCCCAGAACAAAGAAAATCTATAGCCTTGATCCTTGCACACTGAAATGTCATATTTGCTGAAAGGGATGCCCAAATCCTGAACGCCTAGACAGCTGGATACACGATAATAGCAGCAGcatgtttattgagtgtttactacaCGCCAGACTCTGCCCTATGGTcatcatttcatttcatccttgTGACAATTCCAGGAGGTTAGGTACTCTCAGGACCCCATTTGGCAAATGTAAACTGAGGCCTGCAGTGCATGGTCATGCAGCTATAAGTGGCAAGGTCTACCTGTCTGGCTTCAGAGCTGCGCTCTTAACCACTGTACCATCCTGCCTTGAACCACAGCCAGGCCAAATATCCAGGGCAGGGTTTCCATCCTCACACAGATGCAAGAGGGAAGTACAAGGCTTCCTCTGATTAATTTAGGAACGTATGAATGCAGGGGGTGGACAGGGgagggagcaggaaggagagggtATTACAGAAAACCAGCTTTTCTTTATTcacctctctgtttttctctcagaTCCCCCCAAGAATGTGACCACGGTGATTCAAAACTCCACACCAATTCGAGAAGGAGACAGTGTGACTCTTTACTGTATCTACAATTCCAGTAATCCTAAAGTTACCCAATATGAATGGAGCCCCAAAAGCTCCTGGAATGAGCTATCACCCGGGGTGCTGACGATTCAAAAAGTTGCCTGGGACGTCACAGCAATCACTTGTGCAGCTTGTAACCGCTGGTGTTCTTGGGCTTCACCTGTCAACCTGGATGTCCAGTGTGAGTGACTGGGCAGGGGCATCTGGGAGGTAACCCAGCTGAGAGATGGGGACTGAAGGGCAAGGAGACTGGAGCCTGGACCAGAGTCTTCAAAGAGAATGGAGGCATGAGAGCCAGGCCTCAGTGCCAAGGGGAGAGGAAGTCCCGGGGGtggcaagagggagagagaaccgAGAGGTCAGCCTGAGGTCCTTGCCCTCCAGATGCCCCCAGAGATGTGAGGGTGCAGGTCAGCCCCCACTCCGAGATTCGCTCTGGAAACCAGGTCCTCCTCCGATGTGACTTCTCAAGCAGCCACCCCAAAGACGTCCACTTCTTCTGGAAGAAAAATGGAAGCTTtctggaggaaggaagagaactGAGCTTTGACTCCATCTCCCCAGAAGATGCTGGAAATTACAGCTGCTTGGCCAACAACTCCATAGGACAGACGACGTCTAAGGACTGGATGCTCCAAGTGCTGTGTGAGTGGCTGCAGCTGGAGGCTGAGAGCAGAGAAGAGCAGGTGACTGGCTTCCTGGACCCTGACTTGGCTTCCCCTTACAGATGCACCCAGGAGTCTGCGTGTGTCCATCGCCCCGGGAGACAGAGTGATGGAGGGGAAGAAGGTGGCCCTGACGTGTGAGAGCGACGCCAACCCTCCCCCCTCCCATTACACCTGGTTTGACTGGAATAACCAAAACCTCCACCACGCTGGCAAGACTCTGAGACTGGAGCCTGTGGAGATCCAGCACTCAGGCGCCTATTGGTGCCAGGGGGCCAACTGGCTGGGCACGGGGGAGTCACCCCCCAGCACCCTCACTGTCTACTGTAAGGCCCCTCTCATGCTGTTCTTGGGCCCTGGCTGCTTCTGTGGCTTCCTCCCAGGGCTGTGCCTTCCAGGACACCTGGTCATTCTTCCATGCCTCCTCCCTCTCCATTCCTGTCGGCCCAGCCCAGCCTGTCCACTCTCCCTGTCCCACAGCTCACCTGCCACAGCCCTGGAGGAGTCACCCTGTCGCACTTCActggtctctctctttttctccctcctgtTCAGAGTCTCCTGACTCTCTGGGATTCCCTCTCAGGCTGATACCACCTTCCAGACATTCCCAGCTTCTACTGGGTCCCTCTTTCTGTATCTCTCTAATTCTGTCTCCCTCTatctctgtccttctctctctctctgtatcacCCTTGAAAGACTCcatgtttttatcttttgaaattgtagtggcttttaaaaagataatacaagtacaTGGTGAAAAAAAAACTACGAAGCACCAAAGGGTAAACACTGGAAAGACAGACACCTGTCCCTCTTGATCCCTGAGAACTCTAGTCTCCTCCCTAGAGGCCTCCACTGTGAGCAGCTTGTCCATCTCCTTCCGGAGATGCTGTGTACATGCACAGTACACACGTGGATCTAGTCGATACACCCTTCTTCATTACACAAATGGCAACAGAGCCCACACTTTGCcttagatttttcatttttccatgggATGAAACCACTTGGAGATTGTTCTATATCCCTGCATATACAGATATTCTAAAGAATCTGGAAACCcagggaaaatatttaatttctttattgtattttttcagattaaTGATTGGAGCCACGgcattaaatttagaaaattgtcGTCAGCAAATCTGGAGGCTGAAGGAAAATACCCTGAGCATGTTATCTGGAAATAACGGACACATTGTATAAAAGCGCTGTTCCCTGGGTCTCCACTTTTCAGACACCCCGAGACCTGCCTCTTTTTCTCAGGGCTGCCCTGTGCTCCCTTGTATGAATGTTGCGTATCTTCTCTACCCAGTGCCCTCTTCAAGGTGGAGGTGTGCAGTCTCTTTGGGCAAGGACAGTAGCAGGATAAATTCCCATGTTGCATCGCTGGGCCCAAGGCCTGATGCACTTTCAGTTCGAACAGTATGCGGCAAATGCTCAGAAGAGCACTACCCATTTATGAGGGTGAGGGTAACATGCTCTGCGTGTTCATGTCTGTGGAAAAGCAGGAGCTCCTCAGG includes:
- the CD22 gene encoding B-cell receptor CD22 — protein: MHLLSAWLLLVEYLAFLDSKWEFQHPKTLYTWKGACVWIPCRYTAPEQEQLIKFTLYHNSEYDGISKVYKGLILYENKVPGEFLPQQGRVRFLGDKIHNCSLSINPVQVNDSGHLGLRMMSMNDKWLEKIYLNVSETPLPPHIQLPPEIWELQEVTLTCLLNFACFGYPIQLRWSLGEPAVTSTTITTSNVLTQSQLTFQPQWTDHGKNLTCQLWNDTKVLCVDTVQLDVKHSPKLKIEVNPSETTVVEGKTVTMTCQIISSNPEYHTISWLKDGTLLKEQETLTLTLSTVTKEMSGKYRCQASNNIGTGKSDDVALEVQYAPEPSKVQILHSPAKEGDKVELTCISPAKPPPSNYTWFHNGKKVLGRTEEKFQISKVLLWHAGTYRCVAENSLGRGQVGQEADLDVQYPPKNVTTVIQNSTPIREGDSVTLYCIYNSSNPKVTQYEWSPKSSWNELSPGVLTIQKVAWDVTAITCAACNRWCSWASPVNLDVQYAPRDVRVQVSPHSEIRSGNQVLLRCDFSSSHPKDVHFFWKKNGSFLEEGRELSFDSISPEDAGNYSCLANNSIGQTTSKDWMLQVLYAPRSLRVSIAPGDRVMEGKKVALTCESDANPPPSHYTWFDWNNQNLHHAGKTLRLEPVEIQHSGAYWCQGANWLGTGESPPSTLTVYYSPVTIGRRTAMGIGLCLAILILVIWGFKLQRSWKRIQGQQELQENSSGQSFFVRNKKIRRAALSEASHSLGCYNPVMEDAISYAALRFPETDASRTGDAENSEMQGPPPNSDNTVTYSVVSPPNSDDMVTYSVVQTHQMGDYENVAAAFPEDEGIHYSELVHLGGGKRPRAQEDVEYVVLKH